The region CGCGCCACTGCGACAGGCCCAGGTAGATCAGGTACAAGGCGCCCACCGTCTTGACGATATTGAAGGCCACTTCCGAGGCCAGCAGCAAGGAACCCACGCCGGCGCCCGCGATGCCCAGCACCACCAGCAACCCCAGCTGCAGGCCGATAATCGTGGCGCTGGCCTTCTTCACCCCGTACGACAGGCCGTGCGACATCGACAGCACGGCGCCCGAGCCGGGCGAGACGGCGATGATGGAGGCGGCGATGACAAAGGTGATCCAGGTGGCGAAGTGCATGCGGTTTCCAAAAAAAGGGGGGCGATGAGCAATTTTAACCCGCTCAGTGCGGCCCTGCCGGCCCGCCCTGGGGTAAGATCGCAGTCATCCCTTGCCGTACAACCAAGAATAACATCATGAAAAACAACACTTTCCTCGCTTCACGATTCCCTGCCACCAAAGCGGGAGCGCGCTGAGATGGCCGGCTCCAGCCTGCTGGCCCTGCTCGACGACATCGCCAGCATCCTCGATGACGTTTCCCTGATGACCAAGGTGGCCGCCAAGAAGACGGCCGGCGTGCTCGGCGACGACCTGGCCCTGAACGCGCAGCAAGTGGCCGGCGTGCGCGCCGAGCGCGAACTGCCCGTCGTGTGGGCCGTCGCCGTCGGTTCGCTGAAGAACAAGGCCATCCTCGTGCCCGCCGCGCTGGCCATCAGCGCGTTTGCGCCATGGGCCATCACGCCGCTCTTGATGGTGGGCGGCGCCTACCTGTGCTTCGAAGGTTTTGAGAAGATCGCGCATAAATACCTGCACCCGGACGACAGCCACAAGGCCGAGCTGGCGCAGGCGCTGCGCGACCCGCAAGTCGACCTCGTCGCGCTGGAAAAGGACAAGATCAAGGGCGCTATCCGCACCGACTTCATTTTATCGGCGGAAATCATCGTCATCGCGCTGGGTACGGTGGCCGCGGCCACCTTCGCCGAGCAGGTGGCCGTCGTCGTCGGCATCGCCCTCATCATGACGGTCGGCGTGTACGGCCTGGTGGCCGGCATCGTCAAGCTCGACGACGCGGGCTTTTATCTGGCGGCGCGCAAGGGCGCGGGCGCGCTGATGGATGGCGTGCGCGGCTTTGGCCGCATGCTCGTGTCGGCGGCGCCGAAACTGATGAAATTTCTCTCCGTTGTGGGCACCCTGGCCATGTTCATGGTCGGCGGCGGCATTCTGACGCATGGCTGGCCGTGGGCCAGCGGCATGCTGCACCATGCGGAAGAAGCGGTGGCCGGCGTGGCCGGCATAGGCCCCGTGCTGGCCGCCATCACGCCCAGCCTGATCAACGCGGTGGCCGGCCTCATCGCCGGTGGCCTGGTGCTGGCCGGCGTCACGGCCGTGTCAGCTTTATTGCGCCAGATCAAATCGAGCAAATAAACTTTCTGGTCTGATGGGGCGGCAGGCGCATCCGTGCCTGCCGCCCCGGCCATGCCGGCGGCGCCTGCCTGCCCATGGAGACCCTATGCATTCTTCCCCCGCCCCACGCCCCAGCAGCGCCTTTATCGGCGCCTCCTGGGCGGCACTGCTGATCGGCGTCATCACCTATCTGTCAGGCCTGTGGAACGCCAGCATGCCGCTCAACGAGAAGGGTTATTACTTCACGATCCTCATGTATGGCCTGTTCGCCGCCATCTCGCTGCAAAAATCCGTGCGCGACCGTGCCGAGGGCATCGCCGTGACAGGGATTTACTTTGGCCTGTGCTGGATTTCCGTGCTGCTGGCCTTGCTGCTGCTGACGGTCGGCCTGTGGAACGCCACCCTGCAAAACAGCGAGAAGGGTTTCTATGCCATGGCATTCCTGCTCAGTCTGTTCGCCGCCGTGGCCGTGCAAAAGAATGTGCGCGACGTGGCACGTGCCTCGGCCG is a window of Janthinobacterium rivuli DNA encoding:
- a CDS encoding DUF808 domain-containing protein; the protein is MAGSSLLALLDDIASILDDVSLMTKVAAKKTAGVLGDDLALNAQQVAGVRAERELPVVWAVAVGSLKNKAILVPAALAISAFAPWAITPLLMVGGAYLCFEGFEKIAHKYLHPDDSHKAELAQALRDPQVDLVALEKDKIKGAIRTDFILSAEIIVIALGTVAAATFAEQVAVVVGIALIMTVGVYGLVAGIVKLDDAGFYLAARKGAGALMDGVRGFGRMLVSAAPKLMKFLSVVGTLAMFMVGGGILTHGWPWASGMLHHAEEAVAGVAGIGPVLAAITPSLINAVAGLIAGGLVLAGVTAVSALLRQIKSSK
- the yiaA gene encoding inner membrane protein YiaA, which codes for MHSSPAPRPSSAFIGASWAALLIGVITYLSGLWNASMPLNEKGYYFTILMYGLFAAISLQKSVRDRAEGIAVTGIYFGLCWISVLLALLLLTVGLWNATLQNSEKGFYAMAFLLSLFAAVAVQKNVRDVARASAATPAEIPGT